The following proteins come from a genomic window of Larimichthys crocea isolate SSNF chromosome III, L_crocea_2.0, whole genome shotgun sequence:
- the arhgap22a gene encoding rho GTPase-activating protein 22 isoform X1, with the protein MVAIVVTSLWKWPQRRSIHCVDEFVTMKPFRKSLTSDKQKELAARSKSMVLGELSRVSRPCSPLDQEKALKAGWLKRQRSIMKNWQLRWFVLRTEALYFYKDQDETKAQGCIPLQGSQVNELPANQDEPGRHPFEIVPGGTGEKDRTGISHESFLLMANSQSDMEEWVRAIRRVIWAPFGGGVFGQHLEETMLYEAQCGPQRLVPVLVEQCVCFIREHGLEEEGLFRAPGQTNHVRELQDAFDRGEKPVFDSTTDVHTVASLLKLYIRELPEPIIPFSKYTQFLSCAQLLTKDKATGILELGKQVKSLPQVNYNLLKYICKFLDEVQSYSNENKMSVQNLATVFGPNILRPRVEDPVTMMEGSSQVQHLMTVLISEHAGLYQREEPETEIKIPPQQQQNTIQRCKVEWLSQENTDPPPSSGTDLKTPKEKPQPSTPSAVSKPTAPSPITTLEKGEDVQIEGKDESRTEEKADGKAEEKGGSEVAISPSKQSKALPSWRCSFKGNAASGGPRGKIGGSAGDVSAAAGSNWLMNGLSSLRAHRRTTSSGERLKDSTLSLKDSTLSLKETTLSLKDSHRDSDEDSPQTSLSHRALLQSHRLSAYDNVAPSSLSLPADTSIWTSFEISLAEPEGSNKAVKLGQGQERSTEVRDSTNTLDNSASGTEDDLAGTNEGLTNMLTELKQELKKQRTSYETCIRKLEESCAKYQSQVNCLEEELDQEKKKFHMLEIRLRNSERAHQDAENRNILLQQEMEEFFKTLGDLTTGATRTN; encoded by the exons cACGGTCCAAGAGCATGGTGCTTGGAGAGTTGTCTCGGGTCTCCAGGCCATGCTCTCCTCTGGATCAGGAGAAAGCACTGAAGGCAGGCTGGCTGAAGAGACAGCGGAGTATCATGAAAAACTGGCAGCTGCGTTGGTTTGTCCTGAGGACTGAAGCTTTGTATTTCTACAAGGACCAGGATGAAACCAAGGCACAG GGTTGTATTCCTCTTCAGGGCAGTCAGGTCAATGAGCTACCTGCCAATCAGGATGAGCCTGGTCGCCACCCTTTTGAAATTGTTCCAG GGGGAACTGGAGAAAAGGATCGAACAGGAATAAGCCATGAATCATTCCTGCTGATGGCCAACTCTCAGAGCGACATGGAGGAATGGGTCAGGGCCATACGTCGAGTCATATGGGCTCCATTCGGAGGAG GTGTCTTTGGGCAGCACCTAGAGGAGACAATGTTATACGAGGCCCAATGTGGCCCTCAGCGACTGGTCCCTGTGCTGgttgaacagtgtgtgtgtttcatacgTGAACATGGGCTTGAGGAGGAGGGCCTTTTCAGGGCCCCTGGACAGACCAATCATGTTCGAGAGCTGCAGGATGCATTTGACCGTGGCGAGAAGCCAGTGTTTGACAG TACCACAGACGTCCACACAGTGGCATCCCTGCTAAAGCTGTACATACGGGAGCTTCCAGAGCCTATAATCCCATTCTCCAAATACACACAGTTTCTCTCTTGTGCTCAGCTTCTTACCAAGGATAAAGCAACG GGTATCCTAGAGCTAGGCAAACAGGTTAAATCCCTTCCTCAGGTCAACTACAACCTCCTTAAATACATCTGCAA GTTTCTGGATGAAGTTCAGTCTTACTCCAATGAGAATAAGATGAGTGTTCAGAATCTGGCCACTGTGTTTGGGCCCAATATCCTTCGGCCCAGAGTGGAAGATCCAGTCACAATGATGGAGG GAAGCTCACAGGTGCAGCATCTGATGACTGTGTTGATCAGTGAACACGCTGGACTTTACCAACGGGAGGAGCCGGAAACTGAGATCAAGATTCCTCCACAGCAACAGCAGAATACTATCCAACGGTGCAAAGTGGAATGGCTCTCACAAGAAAACACtgaccctccaccctcctcagGCACAGACTTGAAAACCCCGAAAGAGAAACCCCAACCCTCCACCCCTTCTGCAGTCAGTAAGCCAACAGCACCAAGCCCCATAACAACGCTGGAAAAAGGTGAGGATGTTCAGATTGAAGGGAAGGACGagagcaggacagaggaaaAAGCAGATGGCAAAGCAGAAGAGAAAGGTGGAAGTGAAGTAGCCATTAGCCCCAGTAAACAATCTAAAGCCCTGCCTTCCTGGAGGTGCTCCTTCAAGGGCAATGCCGCATCTGGGGGGCCAAGGGGGAAAATCGGGGGGTCAGCAGGAGATGTGTCAGCAGCTGCTGGGAGCAATTGGCTGATGAATGGCCTGTCATCCCTCCGAGCTCACAGGCGCACAACCTCATCAGGTGAAAGACTTAAAGACTCTACTTTGTCTCTGAAGGACTCAACCCTCTCCCTTAAAGAGACCACTCTTTCACTCAAGGACTCACATAGAGACTCTGATGAAGACTCCCCTCAAACATCCCTCTCACACAGAGCCCTCCTCCaatcccacagactgtctgccTATGACAACGTTGCCCCGTCCAGTCTAAGCCTGCCTGCTGACACCTCCATCTGGACATCCTTCGAGATCTCATTGGCCGAGCCAGAGGGAAGCAATAAGGCAGTAAAATTAGGGCAGGGTCAAGAGAGATCCACAGAGGTGAGGGACAGTACAAATACTCTGGACAACAGTGCAAGTGGTACTGAGGATGATCTCGCAGGAACAAATGAGGGTCTTACCAACATGCTGACTGAGCTCAAGCAGGAGCTGAAGAAACAGAGGACGAGTTATGAAACCTGCATTCGCAA GTTGGAGGAGTCCTGTGCTAAGTACCAGTCCCAGGTAAACTGCCTTGAGGAGGAACTTGACcaggagaagaaaaagtttCACATGCTAGAGATCCGACTCAGGAACTCAGAGCGGGCTCATCAAGACGCAGAGAACCGAAACATTCTCCTCCAGCAAGAGATGGAGGAGTTCTTCAAAACCCTTGGAGATCTGACCACGGGGGCTACACGGACCAACTAG
- the arhgap22a gene encoding rho GTPase-activating protein 22 isoform X2: MKWPQRRSIHCVDEFVTMKPFRKSLTSDKQKELAARSKSMVLGELSRVSRPCSPLDQEKALKAGWLKRQRSIMKNWQLRWFVLRTEALYFYKDQDETKAQGCIPLQGSQVNELPANQDEPGRHPFEIVPGGTGEKDRTGISHESFLLMANSQSDMEEWVRAIRRVIWAPFGGGVFGQHLEETMLYEAQCGPQRLVPVLVEQCVCFIREHGLEEEGLFRAPGQTNHVRELQDAFDRGEKPVFDSTTDVHTVASLLKLYIRELPEPIIPFSKYTQFLSCAQLLTKDKATGILELGKQVKSLPQVNYNLLKYICKFLDEVQSYSNENKMSVQNLATVFGPNILRPRVEDPVTMMEGSSQVQHLMTVLISEHAGLYQREEPETEIKIPPQQQQNTIQRCKVEWLSQENTDPPPSSGTDLKTPKEKPQPSTPSAVSKPTAPSPITTLEKGEDVQIEGKDESRTEEKADGKAEEKGGSEVAISPSKQSKALPSWRCSFKGNAASGGPRGKIGGSAGDVSAAAGSNWLMNGLSSLRAHRRTTSSGERLKDSTLSLKDSTLSLKETTLSLKDSHRDSDEDSPQTSLSHRALLQSHRLSAYDNVAPSSLSLPADTSIWTSFEISLAEPEGSNKAVKLGQGQERSTEVRDSTNTLDNSASGTEDDLAGTNEGLTNMLTELKQELKKQRTSYETCIRKLEESCAKYQSQVNCLEEELDQEKKKFHMLEIRLRNSERAHQDAENRNILLQQEMEEFFKTLGDLTTGATRTN, encoded by the exons cACGGTCCAAGAGCATGGTGCTTGGAGAGTTGTCTCGGGTCTCCAGGCCATGCTCTCCTCTGGATCAGGAGAAAGCACTGAAGGCAGGCTGGCTGAAGAGACAGCGGAGTATCATGAAAAACTGGCAGCTGCGTTGGTTTGTCCTGAGGACTGAAGCTTTGTATTTCTACAAGGACCAGGATGAAACCAAGGCACAG GGTTGTATTCCTCTTCAGGGCAGTCAGGTCAATGAGCTACCTGCCAATCAGGATGAGCCTGGTCGCCACCCTTTTGAAATTGTTCCAG GGGGAACTGGAGAAAAGGATCGAACAGGAATAAGCCATGAATCATTCCTGCTGATGGCCAACTCTCAGAGCGACATGGAGGAATGGGTCAGGGCCATACGTCGAGTCATATGGGCTCCATTCGGAGGAG GTGTCTTTGGGCAGCACCTAGAGGAGACAATGTTATACGAGGCCCAATGTGGCCCTCAGCGACTGGTCCCTGTGCTGgttgaacagtgtgtgtgtttcatacgTGAACATGGGCTTGAGGAGGAGGGCCTTTTCAGGGCCCCTGGACAGACCAATCATGTTCGAGAGCTGCAGGATGCATTTGACCGTGGCGAGAAGCCAGTGTTTGACAG TACCACAGACGTCCACACAGTGGCATCCCTGCTAAAGCTGTACATACGGGAGCTTCCAGAGCCTATAATCCCATTCTCCAAATACACACAGTTTCTCTCTTGTGCTCAGCTTCTTACCAAGGATAAAGCAACG GGTATCCTAGAGCTAGGCAAACAGGTTAAATCCCTTCCTCAGGTCAACTACAACCTCCTTAAATACATCTGCAA GTTTCTGGATGAAGTTCAGTCTTACTCCAATGAGAATAAGATGAGTGTTCAGAATCTGGCCACTGTGTTTGGGCCCAATATCCTTCGGCCCAGAGTGGAAGATCCAGTCACAATGATGGAGG GAAGCTCACAGGTGCAGCATCTGATGACTGTGTTGATCAGTGAACACGCTGGACTTTACCAACGGGAGGAGCCGGAAACTGAGATCAAGATTCCTCCACAGCAACAGCAGAATACTATCCAACGGTGCAAAGTGGAATGGCTCTCACAAGAAAACACtgaccctccaccctcctcagGCACAGACTTGAAAACCCCGAAAGAGAAACCCCAACCCTCCACCCCTTCTGCAGTCAGTAAGCCAACAGCACCAAGCCCCATAACAACGCTGGAAAAAGGTGAGGATGTTCAGATTGAAGGGAAGGACGagagcaggacagaggaaaAAGCAGATGGCAAAGCAGAAGAGAAAGGTGGAAGTGAAGTAGCCATTAGCCCCAGTAAACAATCTAAAGCCCTGCCTTCCTGGAGGTGCTCCTTCAAGGGCAATGCCGCATCTGGGGGGCCAAGGGGGAAAATCGGGGGGTCAGCAGGAGATGTGTCAGCAGCTGCTGGGAGCAATTGGCTGATGAATGGCCTGTCATCCCTCCGAGCTCACAGGCGCACAACCTCATCAGGTGAAAGACTTAAAGACTCTACTTTGTCTCTGAAGGACTCAACCCTCTCCCTTAAAGAGACCACTCTTTCACTCAAGGACTCACATAGAGACTCTGATGAAGACTCCCCTCAAACATCCCTCTCACACAGAGCCCTCCTCCaatcccacagactgtctgccTATGACAACGTTGCCCCGTCCAGTCTAAGCCTGCCTGCTGACACCTCCATCTGGACATCCTTCGAGATCTCATTGGCCGAGCCAGAGGGAAGCAATAAGGCAGTAAAATTAGGGCAGGGTCAAGAGAGATCCACAGAGGTGAGGGACAGTACAAATACTCTGGACAACAGTGCAAGTGGTACTGAGGATGATCTCGCAGGAACAAATGAGGGTCTTACCAACATGCTGACTGAGCTCAAGCAGGAGCTGAAGAAACAGAGGACGAGTTATGAAACCTGCATTCGCAA GTTGGAGGAGTCCTGTGCTAAGTACCAGTCCCAGGTAAACTGCCTTGAGGAGGAACTTGACcaggagaagaaaaagtttCACATGCTAGAGATCCGACTCAGGAACTCAGAGCGGGCTCATCAAGACGCAGAGAACCGAAACATTCTCCTCCAGCAAGAGATGGAGGAGTTCTTCAAAACCCTTGGAGATCTGACCACGGGGGCTACACGGACCAACTAG
- the arhgap22a gene encoding rho GTPase-activating protein 22 isoform X3 codes for MLSPKIKQARRARSKSMVLGELSRVSRPCSPLDQEKALKAGWLKRQRSIMKNWQLRWFVLRTEALYFYKDQDETKAQGCIPLQGSQVNELPANQDEPGRHPFEIVPGGTGEKDRTGISHESFLLMANSQSDMEEWVRAIRRVIWAPFGGGVFGQHLEETMLYEAQCGPQRLVPVLVEQCVCFIREHGLEEEGLFRAPGQTNHVRELQDAFDRGEKPVFDSTTDVHTVASLLKLYIRELPEPIIPFSKYTQFLSCAQLLTKDKATGILELGKQVKSLPQVNYNLLKYICKFLDEVQSYSNENKMSVQNLATVFGPNILRPRVEDPVTMMEGSSQVQHLMTVLISEHAGLYQREEPETEIKIPPQQQQNTIQRCKVEWLSQENTDPPPSSGTDLKTPKEKPQPSTPSAVSKPTAPSPITTLEKGEDVQIEGKDESRTEEKADGKAEEKGGSEVAISPSKQSKALPSWRCSFKGNAASGGPRGKIGGSAGDVSAAAGSNWLMNGLSSLRAHRRTTSSGERLKDSTLSLKDSTLSLKETTLSLKDSHRDSDEDSPQTSLSHRALLQSHRLSAYDNVAPSSLSLPADTSIWTSFEISLAEPEGSNKAVKLGQGQERSTEVRDSTNTLDNSASGTEDDLAGTNEGLTNMLTELKQELKKQRTSYETCIRKLEESCAKYQSQVNCLEEELDQEKKKFHMLEIRLRNSERAHQDAENRNILLQQEMEEFFKTLGDLTTGATRTN; via the exons cACGGTCCAAGAGCATGGTGCTTGGAGAGTTGTCTCGGGTCTCCAGGCCATGCTCTCCTCTGGATCAGGAGAAAGCACTGAAGGCAGGCTGGCTGAAGAGACAGCGGAGTATCATGAAAAACTGGCAGCTGCGTTGGTTTGTCCTGAGGACTGAAGCTTTGTATTTCTACAAGGACCAGGATGAAACCAAGGCACAG GGTTGTATTCCTCTTCAGGGCAGTCAGGTCAATGAGCTACCTGCCAATCAGGATGAGCCTGGTCGCCACCCTTTTGAAATTGTTCCAG GGGGAACTGGAGAAAAGGATCGAACAGGAATAAGCCATGAATCATTCCTGCTGATGGCCAACTCTCAGAGCGACATGGAGGAATGGGTCAGGGCCATACGTCGAGTCATATGGGCTCCATTCGGAGGAG GTGTCTTTGGGCAGCACCTAGAGGAGACAATGTTATACGAGGCCCAATGTGGCCCTCAGCGACTGGTCCCTGTGCTGgttgaacagtgtgtgtgtttcatacgTGAACATGGGCTTGAGGAGGAGGGCCTTTTCAGGGCCCCTGGACAGACCAATCATGTTCGAGAGCTGCAGGATGCATTTGACCGTGGCGAGAAGCCAGTGTTTGACAG TACCACAGACGTCCACACAGTGGCATCCCTGCTAAAGCTGTACATACGGGAGCTTCCAGAGCCTATAATCCCATTCTCCAAATACACACAGTTTCTCTCTTGTGCTCAGCTTCTTACCAAGGATAAAGCAACG GGTATCCTAGAGCTAGGCAAACAGGTTAAATCCCTTCCTCAGGTCAACTACAACCTCCTTAAATACATCTGCAA GTTTCTGGATGAAGTTCAGTCTTACTCCAATGAGAATAAGATGAGTGTTCAGAATCTGGCCACTGTGTTTGGGCCCAATATCCTTCGGCCCAGAGTGGAAGATCCAGTCACAATGATGGAGG GAAGCTCACAGGTGCAGCATCTGATGACTGTGTTGATCAGTGAACACGCTGGACTTTACCAACGGGAGGAGCCGGAAACTGAGATCAAGATTCCTCCACAGCAACAGCAGAATACTATCCAACGGTGCAAAGTGGAATGGCTCTCACAAGAAAACACtgaccctccaccctcctcagGCACAGACTTGAAAACCCCGAAAGAGAAACCCCAACCCTCCACCCCTTCTGCAGTCAGTAAGCCAACAGCACCAAGCCCCATAACAACGCTGGAAAAAGGTGAGGATGTTCAGATTGAAGGGAAGGACGagagcaggacagaggaaaAAGCAGATGGCAAAGCAGAAGAGAAAGGTGGAAGTGAAGTAGCCATTAGCCCCAGTAAACAATCTAAAGCCCTGCCTTCCTGGAGGTGCTCCTTCAAGGGCAATGCCGCATCTGGGGGGCCAAGGGGGAAAATCGGGGGGTCAGCAGGAGATGTGTCAGCAGCTGCTGGGAGCAATTGGCTGATGAATGGCCTGTCATCCCTCCGAGCTCACAGGCGCACAACCTCATCAGGTGAAAGACTTAAAGACTCTACTTTGTCTCTGAAGGACTCAACCCTCTCCCTTAAAGAGACCACTCTTTCACTCAAGGACTCACATAGAGACTCTGATGAAGACTCCCCTCAAACATCCCTCTCACACAGAGCCCTCCTCCaatcccacagactgtctgccTATGACAACGTTGCCCCGTCCAGTCTAAGCCTGCCTGCTGACACCTCCATCTGGACATCCTTCGAGATCTCATTGGCCGAGCCAGAGGGAAGCAATAAGGCAGTAAAATTAGGGCAGGGTCAAGAGAGATCCACAGAGGTGAGGGACAGTACAAATACTCTGGACAACAGTGCAAGTGGTACTGAGGATGATCTCGCAGGAACAAATGAGGGTCTTACCAACATGCTGACTGAGCTCAAGCAGGAGCTGAAGAAACAGAGGACGAGTTATGAAACCTGCATTCGCAA GTTGGAGGAGTCCTGTGCTAAGTACCAGTCCCAGGTAAACTGCCTTGAGGAGGAACTTGACcaggagaagaaaaagtttCACATGCTAGAGATCCGACTCAGGAACTCAGAGCGGGCTCATCAAGACGCAGAGAACCGAAACATTCTCCTCCAGCAAGAGATGGAGGAGTTCTTCAAAACCCTTGGAGATCTGACCACGGGGGCTACACGGACCAACTAG